From Phragmitibacter flavus, the proteins below share one genomic window:
- a CDS encoding metal ABC transporter ATP-binding protein, which yields MTKISQPQPQPHVHADGHVCWGHSTHSHAHHQLQVQNLSVNYREIRALENISFSTECSRSLALIGPNGAGKSTLLKALAGLLPTAKGRINWRGKPLTRSSHELAYLPQRGDIDWNFPITVRGLVEMGRYPNLGWWKKYSKHDVEIVERALASMNLLDLQERQISALSGGQQQRAFIARALAQEAHVLLLDEPFTGLDKPAQETLTQLFRELTSEGRLLIASHHDLQTVPAIFDEVLLLKRHQITFGPTKEVFTPENIEASYQF from the coding sequence ATGACCAAAATTTCCCAGCCTCAGCCCCAGCCCCACGTCCATGCCGACGGCCACGTCTGCTGGGGTCACAGCACCCACAGCCACGCCCATCACCAGCTCCAGGTTCAAAACCTTAGCGTCAACTACCGCGAAATCCGCGCCCTGGAAAACATCAGCTTCTCCACCGAATGCAGCCGCTCGCTCGCCCTCATTGGCCCCAACGGCGCCGGTAAAAGCACCTTGCTGAAAGCCCTCGCCGGACTGCTTCCGACCGCAAAAGGTCGCATTAACTGGCGCGGCAAACCCCTCACCCGCAGCAGTCACGAACTCGCCTATCTCCCTCAACGCGGCGACATCGACTGGAACTTCCCGATCACCGTTCGCGGCCTTGTTGAAATGGGCCGCTACCCCAACCTCGGCTGGTGGAAAAAATACTCCAAACACGATGTCGAAATCGTCGAACGCGCCCTCGCTTCCATGAACCTCCTCGACCTGCAGGAGCGCCAGATCAGCGCCCTCAGCGGCGGACAACAGCAGCGCGCCTTCATCGCCCGCGCCCTCGCCCAGGAGGCCCACGTGCTGCTCCTCGACGAACCCTTCACCGGACTCGACAAACCCGCGCAGGAAACCCTCACCCAGCTGTTCCGCGAACTCACCAGCGAAGGCCGACTCCTCATTGCCAGTCATCACGACCTGCAAACCGTTCCCGCCATCTTCGACGAAGTCCTTCTCCTCAAACGCCACCAAATCACCTTCGGCCCTACCAAGGAAGTCTTTACTCCAGAGAACATCGAAGCCTCCTATCAATTCTGA
- a CDS encoding right-handed parallel beta-helix repeat-containing protein, translated as MPFRLLLAFLLLPTLLPALELHVAPTGNDSAPGTREAPLATLTVARDKIRQHRKDTPLTKPITVWLHHGTYETSTTLTLEAQDSGTAEFPITYRAVENASPIFIGAPKVDFKTFTPHQGEILKADVSALGLKDITIRQLLHNGQRQTLARYPNRDAADPLYRGWAFIPELPDPLPENHQWKLETYLAPADIRQWAHPEDVEIDIYAQYGWWNWVMSVKSLDSKTRKLTLAKPCGYDLHPHNRYYFQNALEELDAPGEWFLDKRTQTLYYWPEKPLGHGDEIRIPKLTHFVKIASGTQHITLRGLHLTGSNGTAIVVENAQNITIAGNNIHHSGNFTGGGISLHGGKNNLATGNHLSHLGASGISLGGGDRITLSPANNIADNNHIHHIGIFNKNAPGISLYGVGNKVTHNLIHHTPRMAVQFSGNNLTIDYNHLHHTVQETQDGGAVYTGGRDWISSRGTSLRYNLIHDTIGVGQGKDGLHWPHFTWGIYMDDNAAGLDIIGNIVARSARASLHLHNGRDHLIENNLFVDGGERQIEFNGWNKDHRFFDNHYKTMLAGWDSIKDRPEWKSMRNIELDPRNALREDGTIMSGNIFRRNIIAWNEPTLRYLDLRHCTPKHNTVESNLVWNSGHTILTGVNKTGPDIGPDILNTQQLLTDTPPGKTPKGWGWNHKPLPELQITATDGIITVPAATGPDPKNAKSVIHLPTQPFKPGTSYRARLKVRSTEPTTTIGFHYGSYASPGGYWSTGEQKFTATPEWQDIEISGNLPAENTPAYKSWMKTFWLRLDIHAEKGQIQMKDITLKQAAPASNWEAWQSEGWDKNSHVADPRLVSKDSDDFRLNPDSPAPKLINFEPVPIEKIGLYPSEFRAN; from the coding sequence ATGCCCTTCCGACTCCTCCTCGCTTTTCTCCTTCTCCCAACCCTCCTTCCCGCCCTCGAACTCCACGTCGCCCCCACCGGCAACGACAGCGCCCCCGGCACCCGCGAAGCCCCCCTCGCTACGCTCACCGTAGCACGCGACAAAATCCGCCAGCATCGCAAAGACACCCCCCTTACTAAACCCATCACCGTCTGGCTCCATCACGGCACTTACGAAACCTCCACCACCCTCACCCTCGAAGCCCAAGACTCCGGCACCGCCGAATTTCCCATCACCTACCGCGCCGTCGAAAACGCCAGCCCTATCTTCATCGGCGCCCCCAAAGTCGACTTCAAAACCTTCACTCCTCACCAGGGCGAAATCCTCAAAGCCGACGTCAGCGCCCTTGGCCTCAAGGACATCACCATCCGACAGCTCCTCCACAACGGTCAGCGCCAAACCCTCGCCCGCTACCCCAATCGCGACGCCGCCGATCCCCTCTATCGCGGCTGGGCCTTCATCCCCGAACTCCCTGATCCCCTTCCCGAAAATCACCAGTGGAAACTCGAAACCTACCTCGCCCCCGCTGACATCCGTCAATGGGCCCACCCCGAAGACGTCGAAATCGACATCTACGCCCAATACGGCTGGTGGAACTGGGTCATGTCCGTCAAATCCCTCGACTCCAAAACCCGCAAACTTACCCTCGCCAAACCCTGCGGCTACGACCTCCACCCCCACAACCGCTACTACTTCCAAAACGCCCTCGAAGAACTCGACGCCCCCGGTGAATGGTTCCTCGATAAACGCACCCAAACCCTCTACTACTGGCCCGAAAAACCTCTCGGCCACGGCGACGAGATCCGCATCCCCAAACTCACCCACTTCGTCAAAATCGCCAGCGGCACCCAGCACATCACTCTCCGCGGCCTCCACCTCACTGGCAGCAATGGCACCGCGATTGTCGTCGAAAACGCTCAAAACATCACCATCGCTGGCAACAACATCCACCACAGCGGAAACTTCACCGGCGGCGGCATCTCCCTGCACGGCGGCAAAAACAACCTCGCCACCGGCAACCACCTCTCCCACCTCGGCGCCTCCGGCATCAGCCTCGGCGGCGGCGACCGCATTACCCTCAGCCCCGCCAACAACATCGCCGACAACAATCACATCCACCACATCGGCATCTTCAACAAAAACGCCCCCGGCATCAGCCTCTACGGCGTCGGCAACAAGGTCACCCACAATCTCATCCACCACACCCCGCGCATGGCCGTCCAGTTCAGCGGCAACAACCTCACCATCGACTACAACCACCTGCATCACACCGTCCAGGAAACCCAGGACGGCGGTGCCGTCTACACCGGCGGACGCGACTGGATCTCCTCCCGCGGCACCTCCCTCCGCTACAACCTCATCCATGACACCATCGGCGTCGGCCAGGGCAAGGACGGCCTCCACTGGCCCCACTTCACCTGGGGCATCTACATGGACGACAACGCCGCCGGACTCGACATCATCGGCAACATCGTCGCCCGCTCCGCCCGCGCCTCCCTTCACCTCCACAACGGCCGCGACCACCTCATCGAAAACAACCTCTTCGTCGACGGCGGCGAACGCCAGATTGAATTCAACGGCTGGAACAAAGACCACCGCTTCTTCGACAACCACTACAAAACCATGCTCGCCGGCTGGGACTCCATCAAAGACCGCCCCGAATGGAAATCCATGCGCAACATCGAACTCGACCCGCGCAACGCCCTGCGCGAAGACGGCACCATCATGAGCGGCAACATCTTCCGCCGCAACATCATCGCCTGGAACGAACCCACCCTCCGTTACCTCGACCTCCGTCACTGCACCCCCAAACACAACACCGTCGAATCCAACCTCGTCTGGAACAGCGGCCACACCATCCTCACCGGTGTCAACAAAACCGGACCCGACATCGGCCCTGACATCCTCAACACGCAACAACTGCTCACCGACACCCCACCCGGCAAAACCCCGAAAGGCTGGGGCTGGAACCATAAACCCCTCCCCGAACTCCAAATCACCGCCACCGATGGCATCATCACCGTCCCCGCCGCCACCGGACCCGACCCCAAAAACGCCAAATCCGTCATCCACCTCCCCACCCAGCCCTTCAAACCCGGCACCTCCTACCGCGCCCGCCTCAAAGTCAGATCCACCGAACCCACCACCACCATTGGATTCCACTACGGCAGCTACGCCAGCCCCGGCGGCTACTGGTCCACCGGCGAACAAAAATTTACCGCCACCCCCGAATGGCAGGACATCGAAATCTCCGGCAACCTCCCCGCCGAAAACACCCCGGCCTATAAATCCTGGATGAAAACCTTCTGGTTGCGTTTGGACATCCACGCCGAAAAAGGCCAGATCCAAATGAAGGACATCACCCTCAAACAAGCCGCCCCGGCCAGCAACTGGGAGGCCTGGCAATCCGAAGGCTGGGACAAAAACTCCCACGTCGCAGACCCACGCCTCGTCTCCAAAGACTCCGACGACTTCCGCCTCAACCCTGACTCCCCTGCACCCAAACTCATCAACTTCGAGCCCGTCCCCATCGAAAAAATCGGACTCTACCCCTCCGAATTCCGCGCCAACTGA
- a CDS encoding FkbM family methyltransferase: MQKNPPSKSACQTLMLVNAASPQIPHPHQSTPTHLLHTIPMSTLIQSLQAKWFGLTSNLCFDNGLFIVLQRLFCRQLSLLTFKKNQLTFIVDYSADDHNGIRYCLSADMYSRYYRHMDRSQPLRVLDLGANTGGFVLSLVDAGFRIEKAVSVEMNPSAFNRLKFNLDHNELTTITPLNAAATSTIGTVQIEAIKGNTGQSIYHQSTQNTLTIPTTTIDHLVASHFPESNPAAITPDLDLIKIDIEGAEYEILFSESCQSVRRFKHILIEIHPHKEFPTEKLIAALQKFGFKNTTDANTRDADVYYFQQ, translated from the coding sequence ATGCAGAAAAATCCTCCGTCGAAGTCGGCTTGCCAAACCCTCATGCTGGTGAATGCTGCTTCACCCCAAATCCCCCATCCCCATCAATCCACTCCCACCCACCTCCTCCACACAATCCCCATGTCGACCCTCATCCAGTCCCTGCAAGCCAAATGGTTCGGCCTCACCTCCAATCTCTGCTTTGACAACGGCCTCTTCATCGTCCTGCAACGCCTTTTCTGCCGCCAGCTCTCCCTGCTCACCTTCAAAAAAAATCAGCTCACCTTCATCGTCGACTACAGCGCCGACGATCACAACGGCATCCGCTACTGCCTCAGCGCTGACATGTATTCCCGATACTACCGCCACATGGACCGGTCGCAGCCACTGCGCGTTCTCGATCTCGGTGCCAACACCGGCGGATTTGTCCTCTCCCTCGTCGACGCCGGATTCCGCATTGAAAAAGCCGTCAGCGTCGAGATGAATCCCAGCGCCTTCAACCGGTTGAAGTTCAATCTCGACCACAACGAACTCACCACCATCACCCCCCTCAACGCCGCCGCCACCTCCACCATCGGCACCGTTCAAATCGAAGCCATCAAAGGCAACACCGGACAATCCATCTACCATCAGTCCACCCAAAACACCCTCACCATCCCAACCACCACCATCGACCACCTCGTCGCCTCACACTTTCCCGAATCAAATCCTGCCGCGATCACGCCCGACCTCGACCTCATCAAAATCGACATCGAAGGTGCCGAATACGAAATCCTCTTTTCCGAAAGCTGCCAGTCGGTCCGTCGTTTCAAACATATCTTGATTGAAATTCATCCCCACAAGGAATTCCCCACCGAAAAACTCATCGCCGCCCTGCAAAAATTCGGTTTCAAAAACACCACCGACGCCAACACCCGCGACGCCGACGTCTATTATTTCCAGCAATAG
- a CDS encoding glycosyltransferase family 2 protein, translating to MPAYFAEKTVGKTVAAIPRDIVDTIILVDDCSKDNTTETARALGIEVFRNETNKNYGGNVKRCLQEALDAGADIVIQLHPDFQYPPGIVAPMAAILATGHYDFCLGARLGGRKDTRVSMPFWRLLPNRILTHVMDICLGTKHTEYHTGMRGYTREMLETVKFHELSNHFIFDNEMFIAGLKDGFRSCEVSCPTVYEEDSSSISFQKAMRYGSECLKISFAYLMWRLKTGGVKPRGV from the coding sequence ATGCCCGCTTATTTCGCGGAAAAAACGGTGGGTAAAACGGTGGCGGCGATCCCGCGCGACATTGTGGACACGATCATTTTGGTGGATGACTGCTCGAAAGACAACACGACGGAGACGGCGAGGGCGTTGGGGATTGAGGTGTTTCGCAATGAGACCAACAAGAACTATGGCGGCAATGTGAAGCGTTGTTTACAGGAGGCACTGGACGCGGGCGCGGACATCGTGATCCAACTGCATCCGGATTTTCAGTATCCGCCGGGGATCGTGGCTCCGATGGCGGCGATTCTGGCGACGGGTCATTATGATTTCTGTCTGGGAGCGAGGTTGGGGGGACGCAAGGACACGCGGGTGTCGATGCCGTTCTGGCGCTTGTTGCCGAACCGGATTTTGACGCATGTGATGGACATCTGTCTGGGGACGAAGCACACGGAATATCACACGGGGATGCGGGGTTACACCCGGGAGATGCTGGAGACGGTGAAGTTTCATGAGCTGAGCAATCATTTCATTTTCGACAATGAGATGTTCATTGCGGGATTGAAGGATGGGTTTCGGAGCTGTGAGGTGAGTTGTCCGACGGTGTATGAGGAGGACAGCAGCAGCATCAGTTTCCAAAAGGCGATGCGTTATGGGTCGGAGTGCCTGAAGATTTCTTTTGCGTATTTGATGTGGCGTTTGAAGACCGGCGGGGTCAAGCCGCGCGGGGTTTGA
- a CDS encoding ABC transporter ATP-binding protein: protein MVSISIRHVSKMFTGHLALNDVSLEVERGELFFLLGPSGCGKTTLLRHIAGFYTPDKGQILFDGRDVSKVPPHQRGAAMMFQSYALWPHLTVSQNVGFGLEERKLPRAEITQRVAEALKLVKMDGLGERRIQALSGGQQQRVALARALVVRPSVFMLDEPLSNLDARLRIEMRSEIRRICKEFGLTGIYVTHDQKEALSMADRMAVMDGGKVAQVGTPMQVYRQPVNKMVAEFIGETNLIDGTVKQASYRSGYWDVETASGLLRGRATETLEPVAGQPVTLSIRPEAISFYDLPDSPNRFFGNLLERTYLGEQVQYELSTRDGHLLRFAEMNPREVYDPGIEEIRVNVSADDVLILRR from the coding sequence ATGGTTTCCATTTCGATCCGCCATGTCAGCAAGATGTTTACCGGGCATCTTGCGTTGAACGACGTGAGCCTGGAAGTTGAGCGGGGGGAGTTGTTTTTTCTGCTGGGTCCCAGTGGATGCGGCAAGACGACTTTGCTGCGTCATATCGCGGGATTTTACACGCCGGACAAGGGGCAGATTTTGTTTGATGGCCGGGATGTAAGCAAAGTGCCACCGCATCAGCGCGGGGCGGCGATGATGTTTCAGAGTTATGCGTTGTGGCCGCATTTGACGGTGTCGCAAAACGTGGGGTTTGGTCTGGAGGAGAGGAAACTGCCCAGGGCGGAGATCACGCAGCGGGTGGCGGAGGCGTTGAAGCTGGTGAAGATGGACGGACTAGGGGAGCGGCGGATTCAGGCGTTGAGCGGAGGTCAGCAGCAGCGGGTGGCGCTGGCGCGGGCGTTGGTGGTAAGGCCGAGTGTGTTCATGCTGGATGAGCCGTTGTCGAATCTGGACGCGCGGTTGCGGATTGAAATGAGGTCGGAGATCCGTCGGATTTGCAAGGAGTTTGGGCTGACGGGAATTTATGTGACGCACGACCAGAAGGAGGCATTGAGCATGGCGGACCGGATGGCGGTGATGGACGGTGGCAAGGTGGCGCAGGTGGGCACGCCGATGCAGGTGTATCGGCAGCCGGTGAACAAGATGGTGGCGGAGTTTATCGGCGAGACGAACTTGATTGATGGCACGGTGAAGCAGGCAAGTTACCGGTCGGGATATTGGGATGTAGAGACGGCGAGCGGGCTGTTGCGTGGCAGGGCGACGGAGACGCTGGAGCCGGTGGCGGGTCAGCCGGTAACGTTGAGCATCCGACCGGAGGCCATTTCGTTTTATGATCTGCCGGACTCACCGAACCGATTTTTTGGGAATCTGCTCGAGCGGACTTATCTGGGCGAGCAGGTGCAGTATGAACTTTCAACTCGCGATGGACATCTGCTGAGGTTTGCGGAGATGAATCCTCGCGAGGTCTATGATCCGGGGATTGAAGAGATCAGGGTCAATGTGTCGGCGGACGATGTATTGATTCTTCGGCGGTGA
- a CDS encoding AI-2E family transporter has product MPRRFATKSHSAFIGFLTVVLIVTVLYLGKNFIMPLALAALLAFMLGPLVRLLCHWNLPRTLAVVIVTVFTFSALAFVGWLLGQQAAMLAEELPNYQQNINKRIASIQNFGEQGFIQKMRQFGESLSSDVLGSAPAPANPDQPAPPQPQGEGLASKALNTMLSGLANGLGTASVIILIVIFLLLRQEDTSQRIVRLAGFSRLTTTTRALDEVGDRVSHYLLMQGTINGLYGLMLSGALALVGLPYVILWGVLAAIFRYIPYIGPIIVAVLPVGFSLAYFDGWTQPLIVIGVIMALELCTNMILEPVLYGKSTGVSDLAIIIAITFWTWLWGGIGLVLATPLTVVLVVFAKYIPSLQWIDILMGDKPKPQPHLSYYQQLISDDHEITHSTIEESIEDKGLPETMESIVLPALSLTRRETLLGKLTHEEQTEVHDKLERTLKLIEAENEATNAATNITVSETTPSHPVTIFARALHGSDDALALRSLAILLPSTIELEISQEPHLIGELIHRIETHKPDLICISAMPPDASASAIILCRRFRNRLPNLKILVCRWALPDDELDDRAIREAGATWVATSVSKAAEIIQRFAEG; this is encoded by the coding sequence ATGCCACGACGTTTCGCGACCAAAAGTCACAGTGCCTTTATCGGCTTTCTCACGGTTGTCCTGATCGTGACGGTGCTCTATCTCGGCAAAAATTTCATCATGCCGCTCGCCTTGGCCGCCCTGCTGGCCTTCATGCTCGGACCGCTCGTGCGGCTCCTCTGCCATTGGAATCTTCCGCGCACCCTCGCCGTCGTCATCGTCACGGTGTTCACCTTCAGTGCCCTCGCTTTTGTCGGTTGGTTGCTCGGTCAGCAAGCCGCGATGCTCGCTGAAGAACTGCCCAATTATCAACAAAACATCAACAAACGCATCGCCTCCATTCAAAACTTTGGCGAGCAGGGCTTCATCCAAAAGATGCGCCAGTTCGGCGAATCCCTCAGCAGCGACGTCCTCGGCAGCGCCCCCGCTCCTGCAAATCCCGACCAACCCGCCCCGCCACAGCCACAAGGCGAAGGCCTCGCCTCCAAAGCGCTCAACACCATGCTCAGCGGACTTGCCAATGGACTCGGCACCGCCAGCGTCATCATCCTCATCGTCATCTTCCTGCTCCTCCGCCAGGAGGACACCTCGCAACGCATCGTCCGCCTCGCCGGCTTCAGTCGGCTCACCACCACCACCCGTGCACTTGACGAGGTCGGAGACCGCGTCAGCCACTACCTGCTCATGCAGGGCACCATCAACGGACTCTACGGACTCATGCTCTCCGGTGCGCTTGCCCTCGTCGGCCTTCCCTACGTCATCCTCTGGGGCGTGCTCGCCGCCATTTTCCGCTACATCCCCTACATCGGACCCATCATCGTCGCGGTCCTTCCAGTCGGATTCAGCCTCGCCTACTTCGATGGCTGGACCCAACCGCTCATTGTCATCGGCGTCATCATGGCCCTTGAGCTGTGCACCAACATGATCCTTGAACCGGTTCTCTACGGTAAAAGCACCGGGGTGTCCGATCTCGCCATCATCATCGCCATCACCTTCTGGACCTGGCTCTGGGGCGGCATCGGCCTCGTCCTCGCCACCCCGCTGACCGTGGTCCTTGTCGTCTTCGCGAAATACATCCCCTCCCTTCAGTGGATCGACATCCTCATGGGCGACAAACCCAAACCGCAGCCCCACCTCAGCTATTATCAGCAGCTCATCTCCGACGACCACGAAATCACCCACAGCACCATCGAAGAATCCATCGAAGACAAGGGCCTGCCTGAGACCATGGAATCCATCGTGCTCCCCGCGCTCTCGCTCACCCGTCGCGAAACTCTGCTCGGCAAACTGACCCACGAAGAACAGACCGAAGTTCACGACAAACTCGAGCGCACGCTGAAACTGATCGAAGCCGAGAACGAAGCTACTAATGCCGCCACCAACATTACGGTCAGCGAAACCACGCCCTCCCATCCCGTCACCATCTTTGCCCGCGCCCTCCACGGTTCAGACGACGCGCTCGCCCTGCGATCCCTCGCCATTCTGTTGCCTTCGACCATTGAGCTCGAAATCAGTCAGGAACCCCACCTTATCGGCGAACTCATTCACCGCATCGAAACTCACAAGCCTGACCTCATCTGCATCAGCGCCATGCCTCCCGATGCCTCCGCTTCCGCCATCATCCTCTGCCGCCGCTTTCGCAACCGGTTGCCCAATTTGAAAATCCTCGTGTGCCGCTGGGCGCTGCCTGACGACGAACTCGACGATCGCGCCATCCGCGAAGCTGGTGCCACCTGGGTAGCCACCTCTGTCAGCAAAGCCGCCGAAATCATCCAGCGCTTTGCCGAAGGCTAG
- a CDS encoding VOC family protein codes for MSTTIIPCLAYRNAAQAIEWLCDIFGFEKHAVYPNEDGSIAHAELKLGNSMIMLGDINDGPFGRYITQPADINGKETQCCYLVVSDADLIHEKVIASGCEILIPIKDESYGGRGFTCRDLEGHIWSLGTYNPWTSKS; via the coding sequence ATGTCCACCACCATTATTCCCTGCCTTGCCTATCGCAACGCCGCGCAAGCCATTGAGTGGCTCTGCGACATCTTCGGCTTTGAAAAACACGCCGTTTATCCCAATGAAGACGGCTCCATTGCCCATGCCGAACTCAAGCTCGGCAACAGCATGATCATGTTGGGTGATATCAATGACGGACCTTTTGGCCGCTACATCACGCAACCTGCCGACATCAACGGGAAGGAAACTCAATGTTGTTATCTCGTCGTCTCCGATGCCGATCTGATTCACGAAAAAGTCATCGCCAGCGGCTGCGAAATCCTCATTCCCATCAAAGACGAATCTTACGGCGGACGCGGTTTCACCTGTCGCGATTTGGAGGGCCACATCTGGTCCCTCGGCACCTACAACCCTTGGACATCCAAGTCCTAA
- a CDS encoding ArsR/SmtB family transcription factor, with product MKILDCIHALKALGEENRMRIVRMLMSQQRSVNEIAESLDISQYNVSKHLRILREAGLLETTKNGQQRLYSLTPDLVSHLADNNNILDLGCCTFHFDKLPG from the coding sequence GTGAAGATCCTCGACTGCATTCATGCACTCAAAGCCCTCGGAGAAGAAAACCGCATGCGCATCGTCCGCATGCTCATGAGCCAGCAACGCAGCGTCAACGAGATCGCCGAATCCCTCGACATCAGCCAATACAACGTTTCCAAACACCTCCGCATCCTGCGTGAAGCCGGTCTTTTGGAAACCACCAAAAACGGCCAGCAACGCCTCTATTCCCTCACTCCCGATTTGGTCAGTCACCTCGCCGACAACAACAACATCCTCGACCTCGGCTGCTGCACCTTCCACTTCGACAAACTCCCCGGCTAA
- a CDS encoding metal ABC transporter permease, producing MSTFIEYMAEPTAQRALLACGLFGFANGFTSAFVVLRKSALRVGTLSHGLLPGIALAVLIFGLTAWSALAGAVFAAMIIGLGSVFLSQTSRIDQDSALCILYTTGFAGGYIILTKLNVRQKLDEWLFGSIMGMRDTDLWIAFGISVVAVLTLIALQRPLLIYLFEANVAASLGVPVRFLNYVTFGIVILVLVSSLQAVGCILSVGLLITPASTIYLFTNDARTLFVGGGIIGMIGSIIAFFLCFPLGWHISSTIILVLGTFFILAYIFSPKYGLFAKRIKPAAG from the coding sequence GTGTCCACCTTTATCGAATACATGGCCGAACCCACCGCGCAGCGCGCCCTGCTCGCCTGTGGCCTGTTCGGTTTCGCCAACGGTTTCACCAGCGCCTTTGTCGTGCTGCGCAAATCCGCCCTTCGCGTCGGCACCCTTTCCCACGGCCTACTTCCCGGCATCGCTCTCGCCGTCCTCATCTTTGGCCTCACTGCGTGGAGCGCCCTCGCTGGTGCCGTGTTCGCCGCCATGATCATCGGACTCGGCTCCGTCTTCCTCTCCCAAACCTCACGCATCGATCAGGACAGCGCCCTCTGCATCCTCTACACCACCGGCTTTGCTGGCGGCTACATCATTCTTACCAAACTCAACGTCCGCCAGAAACTCGACGAATGGTTGTTCGGCAGCATCATGGGCATGCGCGACACCGACCTGTGGATCGCCTTCGGCATCAGCGTCGTTGCCGTGCTCACCCTCATCGCCCTCCAGCGTCCCCTGCTCATCTACCTGTTCGAAGCCAACGTCGCCGCCTCCCTCGGCGTTCCCGTGCGATTCCTCAATTACGTCACCTTCGGCATCGTCATCCTCGTCCTCGTTTCCTCACTTCAAGCCGTTGGCTGCATCCTCAGCGTCGGACTCCTCATCACCCCCGCCTCCACCATTTATTTATTCACCAACGACGCCCGCACCCTCTTTGTCGGCGGCGGCATCATCGGCATGATCGGCTCCATCATCGCCTTTTTCCTGTGCTTCCCGCTCGGCTGGCACATCAGCAGCACCATCATTCTCGTCCTCGGCACCTTCTTTATCCTCGCCTACATCTTCAGCCCCAAATACGGACTCTTCGCCAAGCGCATCAAACCCGCCGCCGGTTGA
- a CDS encoding type II toxin-antitoxin system PemK/MazF family toxin — translation MTASRGEIWLVDLGMIQKVRPVLVLSVSYKEQERALISYVIRTTSLRGTEYEVEHVAPRFLPGAFDVQSIGTVPDVVLVRRLAACDATTLEKVENGLKRWLGIR, via the coding sequence TTGACCGCGAGTCGAGGCGAAATCTGGCTGGTGGATCTGGGCATGATTCAGAAAGTTCGCCCAGTGCTGGTTCTTAGTGTCAGTTACAAAGAACAGGAACGGGCACTGATCAGCTACGTGATTCGCACCACTAGTTTGCGTGGCACCGAATATGAAGTGGAGCATGTGGCACCGAGATTTTTGCCTGGCGCATTTGACGTGCAATCGATTGGAACGGTTCCAGATGTGGTTTTGGTTCGTCGATTGGCTGCTTGCGATGCGACGACGTTGGAGAAGGTGGAGAATGGATTGAAGCGCTGGCTTGGGATTCGATGA